One segment of Solanum lycopersicum chromosome 1, SLM_r2.1 DNA contains the following:
- the LOC138347182 gene encoding SNF2 domain-containing protein CLASSY 4-like — translation MDSGDGSGPKQRNRSCQNGNLTPSSSTCAVNIGKEGVGSGRKRKMLVSEDATKFSPATCEPIIGRVFVEQIPNDDDDDTDDLEDDNVVIIVEEEESNMLNEKDEEVVSSTSSMKSVEVHTDSTSSSESESEDEKNEAGEKESNVGLAPELVVESEKQKKGGSYLLRSRSLSKSKKKKLNNGTGSSSPILLTAEEESDGEESKSEEDCEVEYSVKNVVQKDVVQKDRRIGKKILEDSEFMKFVIDSIINVDDHDKITPFEKKKRVPVKETLPLVFRFEDEEPPPPEKEEWEKEVEDLFAEMQMCILESDIGFTNSSASQMQKGDLSDCQMGNHKLVLDEQIGLICKVCPYVHLEIKYIFPSFAQRTRGRYERKHLGQPPSLLDVGGFRFSDSSEVQDSLINEEGTVWDLVPQSAKSTMHPHQRGGFEFMWKNVAGDINLERLRQPLSNSKGGCIISHPPGTGKTRLTLVFLQSYLKLFPKSRPVIIAPSSLLLNWEAEFQKWEVDIPFHNLNSKDFSLQEDEATVSVFRCLSHPGKRNPHLIRMVKLGSWVKGNSVLGISYDLFRILTGDDGDGYAKPIREILLKYPGLLVLEEGHTARNEQSLVWKALKKVETEKRIVLSGTPFQNNIKELYNTLCVVSPKFAADLEQKWASLSSSIDKNARALEELRDIISPLVHKCSENVKKVSLPGIRDTVVHLKPTDLQKELLRRIPENPSSFYEQNLVSLISVHPSLVANRKEFSDLESQLKERGCRLDPDTGVKMKFVVELIRLCGGMKERVIIFSQLLDPLNLIKEQLSSLFGWTLGREILYMDGKLDVKQRQISINSLNDRKSDVKVLLASIKACSEGISLIGASRVVLLDVLWNPSVEEQAISRAYRNGQTKFVHVYCPVTSKWEVDKIEQQTRKKYHSDVLLSRNHEAKMDPSCCESEDTILVSMFEHEGLRHIFEKLSHAPRVLPPTTCVDSCNQPPKPSS, via the exons ATGGACTCAGGGGATGGCTCTGGCCCAAAACAGAGGAACAGGTCATGTCAAAATGGTAATCTTACTCCGTCTTCTTCGACTTGTGCTGTGAATATTGGAAAAGAGGGTGTGGGTTCTGggaggaaaagaaaaatgttaGTTTCTGAAGATGCAACAAAGTTCAGTCCAGCAACTTGTGAGCCTATCATTGGACGGGTTTTCGTTGAGCAAATAcctaatgatgatgatgatgatacgGATGATTTGGAGGATGATAATGTTGTTATCATTGTAGAGGAGGAAGAGAGTAATATGTTGAATGAAAAAGATGAGGAGGTTGTTTCATCTACCTCAAGCATGAAGTCGGTGGAAGTGCATACTGATAGCACCTCATCTTCTGAGTCTGAATCAGAAGATGAAAAGAATGAAGCAGGAGAAAAAGAGTCGAATGTGGGGTTAGCACCTGAGCTTGTTGTTGAGAGTGAAAAGCAGAAGAAAGGCGGATCATATCTTCTTCGTTCACGTTCACTTTCTAAGTCCAAAAAGAAGAAGTTGAACAATGGAACTGGTAGTAGCAGCCCAATTCTACTTACTGCTGAGGAGGAGTCTGATGGCGAGGAGTCTAAATCTGAAGAAGATTGCGAGGTTGAGTACTCGGTGAAGAATGTTGTTCAGAAGGATGTCGTTCAAAAGGACAGGAGGATTGGAAAAAAGATTCTTGAAGATTCggaatttatgaaatttgttaTTGATTCCATCATAAATGTCGATGATCATGATAAAATTACTCCTTTTGAAAAGAAGAAACGGGTTCCTGTCaaggaaacacttcctttaGTATTTCGGTTTGAAGACGAGGAACCTCCTCCCCCTGAGAAAGAAGAATGGGAAAAGGAAGTTGAAGATCTTTTTGCTGAAATGCAGATGTGTATCTTAGAGTCAGATATTGGCTTTACAAATTCATCCGCTTCGCAGATGCAGAAAGGAGATTTAAGTGACTGTCAGATGGGGAACCACAAACTTGTTCTAGATGAACAAATTGGACTCATCTGTAAAGTTTGTCCCTATGTGCATTTGGAGATCAAGTACATCTTCCCTTCTTTT GCTCAAAGAACTCGAGGGAGATATGAAAGAAAACATTTAGGACAACCGCCGTCACTCTTGGATGTTGGTGGCTTCAGATTCTCTGATTCTTCTGAAGTCCAAGATTCTCTGATTAATGAAGAAGGAACCGTGTGGGATTTAGTTCCACAAAGTGCCAAATCAACCATGCATCCTCATCAACGTGGTGGATTTGAATTTATGTGGAAAAACGTTGCCGGAGATATAAATCTCGAGAGGCTGAGACAGCCCCTATCTAATAGCAAAGGAGGATGCATAATCTCACATCCACCTGGAACCGGGAAAACCCGTCTCACCCTAGTATTTCTTCAGTCGTATTTGAAGCTGTTTCCAAAGTCTCGACCTGTAATCATAGCTCCTTCCAGCTTGCTGCTTAACTGGGAAGCTGAGTTCCAGAAATGGGAGGTGGACATTCCCTTCCACAACTTGAACAGCAAAGATTTCTCTTTACAGGAAGATGAAGCTACAGTGAGTGTGTTTCGCTGTTTATCCCATCCGGGAAAGAGAAATCCACACCTTATACGAATGGTGAAGCTGGGATCCTGGGTTAAAGGTAATAGCGTTTTGGGGATCAGTTATGATTTGTTCAGAATTCTTACCGGAGATGATGGAGACGGTTATGCTAAGCCGATTAGAGAAATCCTTCTTAAATATCCTGGTCTTCTGGTACTTGAAGAAGGGCACACTGCTCGGAATGAGCAAAGCCTTGTCTGGAAAGCTTTGAAAAAGGTTGAAACAGAGAAGCGCATAGTTTTGTCTGGGACTCCTTTCCAGAATAACATCAAGGAGTTATACAACACTCTCTGCGTCGTCAGTCCAAAGTTTGCTGCAGATTTGGAGCAGAAATGGGCTTCTCTTAGCAGTTCCATCGACAAGAATGCCCGAGCATTGGAAGAGCTTAGGGACATTATTTCACCACTAGTCCATAAGTGTAGTGAAAATGTAAAGAAGGTAAGCCTTCCGGGTATAAGGGACACTGTAGTTCACCTGAAACCCACAGATTTGCAGAAGGAGTTGCTTAGAAGGATTCCTGAGAATCCAAGCTCCTTTTATGAACAAAATCTGGTGTCTCTTATCTCTGTTCATCCTTCATTAGTGGCCAATAGGAAGGAGTTCTCTGACTTAGAAAGTCAGCTAAAAGAGAGAGGTTGTCGGTTGGATCCAGATACCGgagtaaaaatgaaatttgttgTTGAGCTTATCAGACTTTGCGGTGGGATGAAGGAGAGGGTTATAATATTTAGCCAACTACTTGATCCTCTAAACCTGATCAAGGAGCAACTCAGTTCTCTCTTTGGATGGACTTTAGGTCGGGAGATTCTCTACATGGATGGGAAGCTTGATGTGAAGCAGCGGCAGATATCTATAAATTCTCTTAATGACCGTAAGAGTGATGTAAAAGTGCTGCTTGCATCCATAAAAGCGTGTTCAGAAGGAATAAGTCTGATAGGGGCCTCAAGAGTGGTTTTGCTTGACGTTCTCTGGAATCCCTCAGTAGAAGAGCAAGCCATCAGTCGAGCTTACAGGAATGGGCAGACCAAATTTGTGCATGTTTACTGTCCAGTAACATCAAAATGGGAGGTTGACAAGATTGAACAGCAGACGAGAAAGAAGTACCATTCAGATGTTCTTTTGTCTAGGAATCATGAAGCCAAGATGGATCCTTCATGTTGTGAGTCAGAGGATACCATACTAGTATCCATGTTTGAGCATGAGGGCCTCcgtcatatttttgaaaagctCTCTCATGCACCACGTGTGCTGCCGCCTACTACATGCGTTGATTCTTGTAACCAACCTCCAAAACCAAGCAGTTAG